The genomic window TATATCTCAGTGCGAGGTTTAACAAAAAAGATTACTTAGAGAAAATAGTGTAAGCCATCAGAAAAGATAATAAATATCTGGAAGCAACAGGTACAACCGCTGGAGTAAGCTTTACTGGAAGCGGGAGCTTGAAGGGGATTTGACTCCTGATAGGGAAAGAGAGCTTGAGAAACTGGAAAGGGAGAATATGAAGACGATTGAGGAGGTTTATGAAGCAATCAAAGCAGATGGGGAAATCATGGAGTTGATCGAAAGGATTAAAGGGCATGAGTGGGTTAGATAATTGTTATAGGTTGTTTGACATGACTCTTCTCACTGCTGGTAAGCACGCCATCTCTGATAGAAAATATATAAATCTCATAACTGGGTTAAGATAATAGAGAGGGCTTAAGAAATGTATGATCAGATTAGGGAAATGAAAAGGGAGATTATTGATGTTTTGAGAAAGCATAATGTCAAACGGGCATCGCTTTTTGGCTCGTTTGCAAGAGGGGAGGCGGGTCCAGGGAGTGATATTGACATTCTTGTGGAGTTTGAAGGGAGAAAAAGCCTGCTGGATCTTGCAGGCTTGAAAATAGAACTTGAAGAGTTATTGAAAAGGAAGGTTGATGTCCTGACATACAATTCTCTGCATCCTCTTCTAAAGGATAGAATCCTCAGTGAACAGGAAGTAATACTATAAAAAAAGACCCTGAAATACTTCTTGAACACATTTTAGAGAGTATTAGGCTTATTGAAAGCTATGTGGAAGATAAAACAATCGAAGACTTCCTTAATTCAATTCAACTACAAGATTCGGTCACTCGCAGAATAGAAATAATTGGCGAGGCTGTTAAGAATTTACCTGAAAGTGTTAAAATGCTACTACTTGACCAATAGCTACTCATCCCGCTGCCACCAACCCAGCAATTACCATCACAATTCCACCTGTCATCAGCAGATAACCTCCTTTTAAAATTTCAACCACTGCAAGGATCGTGATTTCACCACCTGATGAGAGGGATGGAGCAAAGGATGGATAGAGGTAGAGCAGGATGTACACGCCGAGTACATACATCACAAGCCCTATACCCGTCCTAAGGAACTTTCTTCTGAGGATACCAATCAGAGCAAGGGCAAGTATGAAGAAGAAGGCGTACTTTGCATATTCTCCTTTCAAATCAAGTGAGTCAAGTAGTGTGTCAATCTCTGGGTTCCCACTCATCGCCTCGATCGAGTTTGCACCAACAACAAGTTTGACCACAATGGGTGGTGTATCAGGCACCTCAAGCGTTATGTTCAGGCTGTACCATGGATAGAAGAAACTCGTGGCTGCAATCATGAGACCAATCAGTGCGATGATAAAACTCAAATCTTTCTTATTCATTCTCGATCATATCCGGAAGTCCATTGTATCAAGGATACCTGTTTCTGTGACAATTCGCAGGCTATGATCCCCGCTTGAGATCTCTGAACTTGCAATATTTACCTCAAGTACTTCTCCCTCGCGCCAGGTTGTCTCACCTGTATCAAGCACCTTCAGAATCAGTGAGCTATCGGTTATGTACCGACCATCGAGGAAGACATCGATCTGATTTATATCAAGGTTTGTTTTGCCCGTATTCTTAACATAAAACACCCTGTAACTTCCGTTTGTTGGTATCATTGCCGAATCACTTATTATCGTGATATCAGTCTTTAACTGATTCGATAGCACGGTTCCACTGCCCCTCGTTGCATCAGCGACTGACTGGACATTAACACTTATCGCCCCCACAACAAGCGTTGCCAGTATCATCGATGCTATAAAGAATATTATATGTGATGCTCCAGCATCAGACATGGTTCATCCCCTCAAGTTTAATAGTAATCTGATACGCCATTTGCTGCTATCACCTTCACACGTGCTGGATTTGAGCTAATTCCTGATATATTGATCTCTAAACATTCATCGGGTGCCCATACAGAGGTTGCTGTACCATCGATCGTGAGTGCTGTGATGGAATCTGTCTTCAGGTTGCCATCAAGGATTACATCAATTTTGCTCGCGTTTATTACGGTGCTTCCTGTATTATTGACATCAATCAGCAGAAAATTTCCTTCAGCATTATAACTTGTGTCTGTTATCTCAAAATCCGTTTGAATCTTGTTCAACATCCTTTCCTGCTGAACTTCTTTTGCATCATTGACCAGGTTCGATCTATAGCTGTAAGATGATACAAGCATACTTGCAAGAACAATGAACGCCACGAGAAATATCGCAAATGTCATTGAGACGCTAAATCCCATACTCTCCACCCATCAGATTTTTGAGCTTCATCACTTCCTGCTCTACAAGGTTGACTGTGATCATATCGATCTCGTTTCCATGAATCATTTCAATAAAGAGGAGTGACTTCTTGTGATCATCTGGTGAGAGTCTCCACTCGGGTTTATCTTTGTAGTAGTCCATCCCTGCTGCATACTCCATCGCCTGATTCCTTAACTCCTTGTCGATCCATCCGATATGGACGTAGTAGTTCAGCGCCTCAAGAAGGTTGTTTCGTCCAACCCGCTCCAGCAGAAACTCAACCCATCTTATGAGAACAAGTGACTGCACAGGGTTAATACCATGGCTCGATTCTACAGCCCCCCCTCCTTGATGACAACCGCCTCGGGAATTCACCGAAAGCTCACGATTTTTAATCCCATCGATCTGCTCAACAGATCCGCATCCAGCGTTCGTTTCCTCTTCGATGGCTTTCTGGGCCTTGAGCTCTTTAAGTTCGTTCACAATCTCTTTGAATGATTCAAACTCGGCTTTAATCTCCTCTTCTGCCATACCGATCTCTGTCAAACGTTGAAAAACATTGTTAAACTTGAGATCAATCTCTTCGTTGTGCTCCCCTTCACTGATGCGCGCTTCCAGCATTTCTATCTTCTGCGAGAGTTTTGTAACCATTTCACCGAGTGCCGCAAGATCATCCCCTGTGTCACCCTGCATTGTGTTGAGCCGTGCCTCAATATTCTTGACCACCGCGTCAATTCCCTCAATCTGCGCAATTCTTGCCTCAATCTGGTCAAACCGCTCGGTTATAGCAGAACTCAATGCACTCTCGCCCACAAAAGGATTCACCTGATCGGATATGATTTCATATAAACTTAAAAATTGTATTGTCGTCTCATCAAGCTTATTTATTTTATCCATCATCTCATCGTTTTCTTTCTTAATTATACTCAGTGAAACGTCGATTTTACTCTGTTTAAGTTCCAGTTCTTCAAGCCTGTTGAGAAGTGCAGTGTTGTCATCTTTTTCACCCCCTTTCTTTGGTGTGGGTGCCTCAAAGTCGTCTTCTTCGTCAAAGTCTTCCTCTTCTTCAAAGTCATCTTCCTCGTCGAAGTCATCTTCCTCCTCGAAGTCCTCCTCTTCTTCAAAGTCATCTTCCTCGTCGAAGTCGTCTTCCTCGTCAAAGTCATCGTCACTCATGACATCACCTCCATCATCCTCATCCCACTCCCCCTTTTCTTCAATCTCTTCCTCTACCTCGTCAAAATCAAAGAGATCATCCTCATCGTCTATTTTTTTCTCCACCTTTTTCTGGCCTGAACCTGGTTTAACTTTTTTTGATATTTCCTTCCTGCCAACAGTATCACCTGCGAGCATCTTGAACTTGTTTTTGAGTGAGTTTTTCCGCATTTTTTTAACATCCAACAGATTTTTTTTCGGTCCGAGATCGAGCTTTGCAAATGGATTTGGTACTTTTCT from Candidatus Syntrophoarchaeum caldarius includes these protein-coding regions:
- a CDS encoding Nucleotidyltransferase domain protein, whose protein sequence is MKREIIDVLRKHNVKRASLFGSFARGEAGPGSDIDILVEFEGRKSLLDLAGLKIELEELLKRKVDVLTYNSLHPLLKDRILSEQEVIL
- a CDS encoding membrane protein, with the protein product MNKKDLSFIIALIGLMIAATSFFYPWYSLNITLEVPDTPPIVVKLVVGANSIEAMSGNPEIDTLLDSLDLKGEYAKYAFFFILALALIGILRRKFLRTGIGLVMYVLGVYILLYLYPSFAPSLSSGGEITILAVVEILKGGYLLMTGGIVMVIAGLVAAG
- a CDS encoding flagellin, whose amino-acid sequence is MSDAGASHIIFFIASMILATLVVGAISVNVQSVADATRGSGTVLSNQLKTDITIISDSAMIPTNGSYRVFYVKNTGKTNLDINQIDVFLDGRYITDSSLILKVLDTGETTWREGEVLEVNIASSEISSGDHSLRIVTETGILDTMDFRI
- a CDS encoding archaeal flagellar protein F — its product is MTFAIFLVAFIVLASMLVSSYSYRSNLVNDAKEVQQERMLNKIQTDFEITDTSYNAEGNFLLIDVNNTGSTVINASKIDVILDGNLKTDSITALTIDGTATSVWAPDECLEINISGISSNPARVKVIAANGVSDYY
- a CDS encoding flagella protein; amino-acid sequence: MDMGKVLKSFKGSLNFNRKVPNPFAKLDLGPKKNLLDVKKMRKNSLKNKFKMLAGDTVGRKEISKKVKPGSGQKKVEKKIDDEDDLFDFDEVEEEIEEKGEWDEDDGGDVMSDDDFDEEDDFDEEDDFEEEEDFEEEDDFDEEDDFEEEEDFDEEDDFEAPTPKKGGEKDDNTALLNRLEELELKQSKIDVSLSIIKKENDEMMDKINKLDETTIQFLSLYEIISDQVNPFVGESALSSAITERFDQIEARIAQIEGIDAVVKNIEARLNTMQGDTGDDLAALGEMVTKLSQKIEMLEARISEGEHNEEIDLKFNNVFQRLTEIGMAEEEIKAEFESFKEIVNELKELKAQKAIEEETNAGCGSVEQIDGIKNRELSVNSRGGCHQGGGAVESSHGINPVQSLVLIRWVEFLLERVGRNNLLEALNYYVHIGWIDKELRNQAMEYAAGMDYYKDKPEWRLSPDDHKKSLLFIEMIHGNEIDMITVNLVEQEVMKLKNLMGGEYGI